The segment CCGCCGCCACCGCCGCGACCGTCCCCGACGGGCAGCAGGGCGCCGGCCAGGCCCTGGTCGGCACCGGGCAGGCGCTCGCCCGGTTCGCCTGCTCGCTGGCCTTCGGCGCCGCCTGGACGCTCTGCGGCCCGCGCCCCGCGCTCGCCGCCACCGCGGCCGCGCTGGCCGCCACCGCCCTCGCCGCGACCTGGCTGCTCCGCCCCGCCGGCACCCCCGCCGACCGCCCCCGCTGACCCGACCGCCCTGGAGGGCACTGGCATGACCGCTCCCGCCGACGTCGACCCCGCATCCGGCTCCGCCCCCGCCCCCGAGCCCGAACCGGCCGGGCCGGGCGGCCCCGCGTCCGTCCGGCGCAAGCTGCTGGTGCTGCTGGTCGCCGTGCTGCTGCTGGCCGGCGTCGGCACCGCCGCCGTCCGGTACGCCGCGCACCGCTCCGACCGCCGCGACCAGGAGCAGGCCGGCGGGCCGCCGGTGCGCGCGGGCACGGTCACGCTGGACGCGGCGGGCGGCCGCCGGCTGCTGCTGCGCAACCTCGCCTGGGGCCCGCACCGCGACGAGATCGCCGCCGTGCCCGCCACCGACCCGGACGGCCCGCGCACCGCCTCCGGCGTCAAGTGCCTGCGCTTCCACGCCGCCGCCGGCACCGCCGTCTGCCTGCAGGCCGAACACGGCGCCCTGGACGACACCTACCACGCCTCGGTGCTGGACGCCTCGCTGCACGAGGTCAGGCGCTTCCCCGCCCCGGGCATCCCGACCCGGGCCCGGGTCTCCCCGTCCGGGCACCTGGTCGGCTGGACGGTGTTCGTCAGCGGCGACTCGTACGCGGGTACGAACTTCTCCACCCGCACCGCGATCGTCGACACCCGCGGCTGGCAGTTCTACGACAACCTGGAGAACTTCCAACTGGTCGAGGACGGGCACCCGGTGCGGGCGTCCGACGTCAACGTCTGGGGCGTCACCTTCGCCGACGACGACTCCTTCTACGCGACGGTCGCCACCGGCGGCCGGACCCACCTGGTCCGCGGCGACCTGGCCACCCGCACCCTCACCACCCTGCACCAGAACGTCGAGTGCCCCTCGCTCTCCCCGGACGGCACCCGGGTCGCCTACAAGAAGCGGGTGGACGGCGCCGACCCGGCCGCGCCCTGGCGGCTGTACGTGCTGGACCTCGCCACCATGACCGAGACCGCGACCGCCGAGCAGCGGAACATCGACGACCAGGCACTGTGGTCCGACGACCGCACCCTGCTCTACTCGATGCCCGGCGACTACGGCTCCGACCTGTGGACCGTCCCCGCCGACGGCACCGGCACCCCCGCCGTGCTGGCCCGCTCCGCCGTCGCCCCCGCCTACGCGGGCGGCTAGCGCGCAGGAGCACCGTCCGCCCGGCGAGGTCCCGGGCGCGAACGGGATGTCTATACTGCCTTCCCGCCCGGGGGAACGAGCCGGAGAGGTGAAGGATGACCACGATACCGAGGAGACCGAAGGGGCCCGAGACGGTCGCCGCGCAGTGGTGGTCGACGGGTCGGCTGCTGCTGGTCCTGCTGGTCGGCTCCGCCCTGATCCTGCTGGCGGCCTGGCAGTTCGGCCACAGCAGGACGCTCGTGATGCTGTCGGCGTTCCTGACCGGCGTCACCCTGGTGTGCATGGTCGCGATGCGGTACCGGACCCGGGCCGGCGGGGTCGCGGCCACCGCCGTCCTCCTGCTGGTCTTCGCGTTCGCCTTCGTCACGGCCGCCGCGGTCGGCGACGCCGTCCTGGAGCGGCACGGCACCCGGACCCTGGCCGAGGTCACGAAGTACCAGCCCGCGCACGGCAAGCGGTCCTCGGCCTGCCTGCTGCGCGCCGAGGACGGCCGGGACATCCCCGACGAGCTGTCCCCGTGCGACGGCCGCCGGGTCGGCGACGCGTTCCGCGTCGTCTACGACCCGGCCGGCCGGCAGAGCCCGATCGAGGGCACGCCCGAGGCGGAGCTGCCGACGCGGTGGGCCGTCGGCCTGTTCACGGGCCTGGTCCTGCTGCTGGTCTCGCTCCCGCTCTGGGCGCACCGGGGCCGCCGGGTGGAGCTGCGCAAGAAGTAGCCTCCCGGTATGACCGTACTGATCGAGACCGTCACCGCGCCGACCGCCGAGGTGCTCGCCGCCTACGCCCGGCTGCTGCCCCAACTCTCCTCCTCAGCCAAGCCGTTGGACGAGGCGGCGCTGGCCCGGGTGCTGGCCTCCGACGCGACGACGCTGCTCGTGGCCCGGCTGGACGGCGCGATCGTCGGCACCCTCGCCCTGGTGGTGGTCCCGCTGCCGACCGGCGGCCGTGCGCACATCGAGGACGTGGTGGTGGACGCGGCCGCCCGGGGCCACGGTGTCGGCGCGCGACTCGTCGACCGCGCACTGGAGTTGGCGACCGCCGCCGGGGCCCGCACGGTCGACCTGACCTCGCGCCCGTCCCGGGAGGCCGCGAACCGGCTCTACGAGCGGGCCGGGTTCGTCCGCCGGGAGTCCACCGTCCTGCGCTACACGCCCGCGCCGCAGGGCGGCTGAGGGGCGGTCAGCGGCGGCGCTCGCGCCAGCGCTCCAGCAGCAGCGGCAGTTCCGCCCGCAGGAAGGCGAAGAACTCCAGCGACTCGGCGAGCCGCCGCCCGGCCGGAGTGTCCGGCCCGAGCGCCTCGACGCCCTCGGTCAGGCCGGCCTCCCAGCGGGCCAGGGTGCGGTCCCGGCCGGCGGTGAGCTCGTACCAGACGTGGTCGTGCACGCGGTAGCGGTCGCGGCGCGAGCCGGGTTCGCGCTCCCGGCCGACCAGGCCGACGGGCACCAGGTAGCGGACCGCGCCGGACACCGCGGCGGGGGAGACCCGCAGCAGTTCGCCCAGCTCGGCGGAGGTCAGCCGGCCGGAGTCGGAGGTCAGCAGGGCGGTGAACACCCGGGCCGGCATCCGCGGGAACCCGGCGTCCACCAGCACGGCGGCGAACCGCTCCACGAACTCGGCCACCACCGCCGGATCCCGCCGCCCGGCCCCGCCCGCCTCGCCCGCTCCGCCCGCGCCGTCCGCCTCGTCCACGCCGTCCGCCCCGCTGCCAGCCTCGCCCACGCCGCCCGCCTTCCGCCGCCGTCCCGGGGCCCCGGCACCCGTGGAGATCCGGGACTTTCAGTAACTTCACGAATCTGTGAAACGAGAGTAGCTTCGGTGCCATGACGACCGCCATCTCGGTGTCCGGCCTGGTGAAGACCTTCGGCCGCACCCGCGCCTTGGACGGCTTGGACCTCACGGTCGAACAGGGCGAGGTCCACGGGTTCCTGGGGCCCAACGGCTCCGGCAAGTCCACCACCATCCGCGTCCTGCTCGGCCTGCTGCGCGCCGACTCCGGCAGCGCCGTCCTGCTCGGCGGCGACCCCTGGCGGGACGCGGTGCCGCTGCACCGCCGACTCGCCTACGTCCCCGGCGACGTGACGCTGTGGCGCAACCTCTCCGGCGGGGAGGCGATCGACCTGCTCGGACGCCTGCGCGGCGGACTCGACCCGGCCCGCCGGGCGGCCCTGCTGGAACGCTTCGAACTCGACCCCGCCAAGAAGGGCCGCACCTACTCCAAGGGCAACCGGCAGAAGGTCGCCCTGGTCGCCGCGTTCGCCTCCGACGTCGACCTGCTGATCCTGGACGAGCCGACCTCCGGCCTCGACCCGCTGATGGAGGAGGTCTTCCGGGACTGCGTCGCCGAGGCCCGCGACCGGGGCGCCACCGTGCTGCTCTCCAGCCACATCCTGTCCGAGGTCGAGGCGCTCTGCGACCGGGTCTCGATCATCCGGGCCGGCCGCACCGTGGAGACCGGCACCCTCGCCGACCTGCGCCACCTCACCCGCACCTCGGTCGACGCCGAGCTCACCGGGCCCCCGCCCCGCCCCGACTACGCCCACGACCTGGCCGTCGACGGCCACCGGCTGCGCTGCCAGGTCGACACCGACCGGCTCGGCGACCTGCTCGCCGAACTGACCGCCGTCGGCGTGCGCACCCTGACCAGCCGCCCGCCCACCCTGGAGGAGCTCTTCCTCCGCCACTACGAGAGCGACGGCGGCAGCGCGGACACCCCGGCGGCGGCCGCCCGATGACCAGCACCCCGGTCGCCCCGGCCGCCCCCGCCCCCGCCCCGGACCCGGCCGCCCCCGCCCGCTCCCGCGGCCACGACCTGGCCGGCACCGGCGTCCTCTACCGCCTCGCGCTGCGCCGCGACCGGATCGCCCTCCCGGTGTGGGTGTACATCGGCACCGGCATGGTCGCCTCCACCGCCTTCTCCTTCCGCGAGCTGTACGGCGACGAGGCCGCCCGGCGGACCTTCACGGCCGGCATCGACGGCAACGGCTCGCTGCGCGCCCTGTACGGCCCGGTCTTCGACGGCAGCACCATCGGCGGGCTGACCGCGTGGCGGATGGGCGTGTTCGGGGCGGTGCTGGCCGCCCTGATGTCGACCCTGCTGGTCGTCCGGCACACCCGCGCCGAGGAGGAGGACGGCCGGCTCGAACTGGTCGGCGCGGGCGCCGTCGGCCGCCGCGCCCCGCTGACCGCCGCCCTCGCCGCCGCGCTCACCGCGAACGCGGCGCTGGCCGCGCTGGTCGCCGCCGCCCTGATCGGCGCCGGCCAGGCCGCCGCCGGCGCGCTCGCCTTCGCCCTCGGACTCGGCGCCACCGGCCTGTTCTTCGCCGCGCTGGCCGCCGTCACCGCGCAGCTCGCCGAGACCGCCCGGGCCGCCAACGGCCTGGCCGGCGCGGCGATCGGCACCGCCTTCGTGCTGCGCGCCGTCGGCGACTCCGGCAGCGGCGCCGGCTGGGTCGGCTGGCTCTCCCCGCTCGGCTGGGCCGAGCAGGTCCGCGCGTTCGGCGGCGACCGCTGGTGGGTGCTGCTGCTCCCGCTGGCCGGAGCCGCCCTGCTCACCGCGCTCGCCCGCGCCCTGGTCGCCCGCCGCGACCTGGGCGCCGGACTGCTCCCGCAGCGCCCCGGCCCGGCCGCCGCCGCCCCCGCGCTGGCGAGCGCCGCCGCGCTGGCCCGCCGCCTGCAGCGCGGCCCGCTGCTCGGCTGGACGCTGGCCTTCGCGGCCGCCGGCGCGGTCTTCGGCGGCGTCGCCAAGGGCGTCGTCGACCTGATCGGCGACAACCGGCAGATGGCCGACGTGCTGGCCCGGCTCGGCGGGCAGCGGGGCGTGCTGGACGCCTACCTCTCCAGCATCGCCACCATGCTCGGCATGACCGCCGCCGTGTACGCCGTCCAGGCCGTGCTGCGGATGCGCGCCGAGGAGGTCTCCGGCCGGGCCGAACCCGTGCTGGCGGGCGCGGTCTCCCGGCTCCGCTGGGCCGCCGGGCACCTGCTCTTCCCGCTGCTCGGCACCGCCCTGCCGCTGGCCGCCGCCGGCCTCACCGCCGGGCTCGCCGAAGGACTGGCCCTCGGCGGCGGCGCGGGCGGCGGCGGTACCGGCGGCGGCGCGGGCGGCGCGGTCGGCCGGATGCTCGGCGCGACGCTCGTCCAGCTCCCCGCGGTCTGGCTGACCGCGGCCGTCGCCCTCGCCGCGTACGGCCTGCTGCCGCGCCGGGCGGCGGCCGGGTGGGCCGGCTTCGGCCTGTTCGTGCTGGTCTCCTGGCTCGGCCCGATCCTGCGACTGCCGCAGGCCGTGCTCGACCTCTCCCCGTTCAGCCACCTCCCGCACCTGCCCGGCGGCGGGCTCACCGCCGCCCCGCTGTTCTGGATCACCGCCCTGACCGCCCTGACCGCCACCGCCGGACTGGCCGCCCTGCGCCGCCGCGACCTCGGCTGACCGCCCCCGGAACCCCGCTCGCGCCACCGCCACCGGCCTCACCCGGCCTTCGGGCAGAACGCGTCCCGCGCGGGGCGGCGGCC is part of the Kitasatospora setae KM-6054 genome and harbors:
- a CDS encoding GNAT family N-acetyltransferase produces the protein MTVLIETVTAPTAEVLAAYARLLPQLSSSAKPLDEAALARVLASDATTLLVARLDGAIVGTLALVVVPLPTGGRAHIEDVVVDAAARGHGVGARLVDRALELATAAGARTVDLTSRPSREAANRLYERAGFVRRESTVLRYTPAPQGG
- a CDS encoding ABC transporter permease, with product MTSTPVAPAAPAPAPDPAAPARSRGHDLAGTGVLYRLALRRDRIALPVWVYIGTGMVASTAFSFRELYGDEAARRTFTAGIDGNGSLRALYGPVFDGSTIGGLTAWRMGVFGAVLAALMSTLLVVRHTRAEEEDGRLELVGAGAVGRRAPLTAALAAALTANAALAALVAAALIGAGQAAAGALAFALGLGATGLFFAALAAVTAQLAETARAANGLAGAAIGTAFVLRAVGDSGSGAGWVGWLSPLGWAEQVRAFGGDRWWVLLLPLAGAALLTALARALVARRDLGAGLLPQRPGPAAAAPALASAAALARRLQRGPLLGWTLAFAAAGAVFGGVAKGVVDLIGDNRQMADVLARLGGQRGVLDAYLSSIATMLGMTAAVYAVQAVLRMRAEEVSGRAEPVLAGAVSRLRWAAGHLLFPLLGTALPLAAAGLTAGLAEGLALGGGAGGGGTGGGAGGAVGRMLGATLVQLPAVWLTAAVALAAYGLLPRRAAAGWAGFGLFVLVSWLGPILRLPQAVLDLSPFSHLPHLPGGGLTAAPLFWITALTALTATAGLAALRRRDLG
- a CDS encoding ABC transporter ATP-binding protein is translated as MTTAISVSGLVKTFGRTRALDGLDLTVEQGEVHGFLGPNGSGKSTTIRVLLGLLRADSGSAVLLGGDPWRDAVPLHRRLAYVPGDVTLWRNLSGGEAIDLLGRLRGGLDPARRAALLERFELDPAKKGRTYSKGNRQKVALVAAFASDVDLLILDEPTSGLDPLMEEVFRDCVAEARDRGATVLLSSHILSEVEALCDRVSIIRAGRTVETGTLADLRHLTRTSVDAELTGPPPRPDYAHDLAVDGHRLRCQVDTDRLGDLLAELTAVGVRTLTSRPPTLEELFLRHYESDGGSADTPAAAAR
- a CDS encoding TolB family protein; amino-acid sequence: MTAPADVDPASGSAPAPEPEPAGPGGPASVRRKLLVLLVAVLLLAGVGTAAVRYAAHRSDRRDQEQAGGPPVRAGTVTLDAAGGRRLLLRNLAWGPHRDEIAAVPATDPDGPRTASGVKCLRFHAAAGTAVCLQAEHGALDDTYHASVLDASLHEVRRFPAPGIPTRARVSPSGHLVGWTVFVSGDSYAGTNFSTRTAIVDTRGWQFYDNLENFQLVEDGHPVRASDVNVWGVTFADDDSFYATVATGGRTHLVRGDLATRTLTTLHQNVECPSLSPDGTRVAYKKRVDGADPAAPWRLYVLDLATMTETATAEQRNIDDQALWSDDRTLLYSMPGDYGSDLWTVPADGTGTPAVLARSAVAPAYAGG
- a CDS encoding GbsR/MarR family transcriptional regulator, giving the protein MGEAGSGADGVDEADGAGGAGEAGGAGRRDPAVVAEFVERFAAVLVDAGFPRMPARVFTALLTSDSGRLTSAELGELLRVSPAAVSGAVRYLVPVGLVGREREPGSRRDRYRVHDHVWYELTAGRDRTLARWEAGLTEGVEALGPDTPAGRRLAESLEFFAFLRAELPLLLERWRERRR